One segment of Gordonia terrae DNA contains the following:
- the mftR gene encoding mycofactocin system transcriptional regulator (MftR, the mycofactocin system transcriptional regulator, is an uncharacterized TetR family DNA-binding transcription factor. Its role is inferred by context. It occurs as part of the biosynthesis locus for mycofactocin, a partially characterized electron carrier derived from the terminal Val-Tyr dipeptide of the precursor peptide MftA, through a radical SAM enzyme-mediated process.), with product MTTTPHNDQPARTPPGRRPITSRAQISALAIHLFTNRGFEDTSVDDIAEAAGIARRTLFRYYSSKNEIPWGEFDDHLDELRTLLAGIPDETPMAEALVDALVSFNRVPAEELDNHRRRMSLLLGVPALQAHSMIVYADWRQVIAEFCAARLGVGVGDHLPQTIGWLCLGAALAAYEKWLDDPEADLEGLIESGARTVADGVAALA from the coding sequence ATGACGACGACGCCGCACAACGATCAGCCCGCACGCACGCCCCCGGGCCGACGCCCCATCACGTCACGTGCGCAGATCAGCGCACTCGCGATCCACCTCTTCACCAACCGGGGCTTCGAGGACACCAGCGTCGACGACATCGCCGAGGCGGCGGGCATCGCCCGTCGCACGTTGTTCCGCTATTACTCGTCGAAGAACGAGATCCCCTGGGGCGAGTTCGACGACCATCTCGACGAATTGCGGACACTACTGGCCGGCATCCCTGATGAGACACCGATGGCCGAAGCCCTCGTCGACGCCCTCGTGTCGTTCAACCGCGTACCGGCCGAGGAACTCGACAATCACCGGCGGCGCATGTCACTACTCCTCGGCGTACCTGCACTGCAGGCACATTCGATGATCGTCTACGCCGACTGGCGGCAGGTGATCGCCGAGTTCTGCGCCGCCCGGCTGGGCGTCGGAGTCGGCGATCACCTGCCGCAGACCATCGGCTGGCTGTGCCTCGGCGCCGCGCTCGCGGCCTACGAGAAATGGCTCGACGACCCCGAGGCCGACCTGGAGGGTCTCATCGAGTCCGGCGCGCGGACGGTGGCCGACGGTGTGGCAGCCCTGGCGTGA
- a CDS encoding oxygenase MpaB family protein: MPVNQGFDAGIREAEPMIVDDTPDTAGEIASPRLGADSLVWKFYGDNRGLLGFQRLAGTENCIEQLGQAVLDHSVIFSDFLGRAKRTGPPVMRTVYSTEPEKWGRTVRDFHKDIKGTISDGSRYHALNPELFYWAHATFVDQVLFITDTFIRRLSYAEKVQIFEESKVWYQLYGVSDRGQPQTYDEFVEYWDDMLDRFVPHKTIVYATGYIRQGLPRPKKIPAPVWKVVSAPLNAFIRTVVVGTLPQQMRDVCELEWNDRRERNFQRFAALMRAANPLINRLPLKYLYVPWAYDAWRKVGIDPRPLHNKPA; encoded by the coding sequence ATGCCAGTCAACCAGGGATTCGATGCCGGTATCCGCGAGGCGGAACCGATGATCGTCGATGACACTCCGGACACCGCGGGCGAGATCGCCTCTCCGCGTCTCGGTGCCGACTCGCTCGTGTGGAAGTTCTACGGCGACAACCGCGGCCTGCTCGGTTTCCAGCGTCTGGCCGGCACCGAGAACTGCATCGAACAACTCGGCCAGGCCGTCCTGGACCATTCGGTCATCTTCAGCGACTTCCTCGGCCGGGCCAAGCGCACCGGCCCGCCCGTCATGCGCACCGTCTACAGCACCGAGCCGGAGAAGTGGGGTCGCACGGTGCGCGACTTCCACAAGGACATCAAGGGCACGATCAGCGACGGGTCGCGCTACCACGCGCTCAACCCGGAACTCTTCTACTGGGCCCACGCGACCTTCGTCGACCAGGTCCTCTTCATCACCGACACCTTCATCCGACGCCTGAGCTACGCCGAGAAGGTCCAGATCTTCGAAGAGAGCAAGGTCTGGTACCAGCTCTACGGGGTCAGCGACCGAGGGCAACCGCAGACCTACGACGAATTCGTCGAGTACTGGGACGACATGCTCGACCGGTTCGTCCCGCACAAGACCATCGTCTATGCGACGGGATACATCCGGCAGGGACTCCCCCGGCCCAAGAAGATCCCCGCGCCGGTCTGGAAGGTCGTCTCGGCTCCGCTGAACGCATTCATCCGCACGGTGGTCGTCGGCACTCTCCCCCAGCAGATGCGTGACGTCTGCGAGCTCGAGTGGAATGATCGGCGCGAGAGGAACTTTCAACGCTTCGCGGCGCTCATGCGGGCCGCCAACCCGCTGATCAACCGGCTGCCGCTCAAGTATCTCTATGTCCCATGGGCCTACGACGCCTGGCGCAAGGTCGGGATCGACCCGCGGCCGCTGCACAACAAACCCGCCTGA
- a CDS encoding TetR/AcrR family transcriptional regulator, protein MTVADTGTKTDSRTRTSTRKVRNTASPADQEAAILAAAGAEFAEVGVRRANIDEVAARAGVSRSTLYRRFPNKDALLYAVANDAYETGMQKLEASVKGLGPKAALVEAFAVGAEWVNSDPLLSRIVLTDSEIKSVTAKMTSLFIDMVTDRVAATLRDEGAQMPVEDLLEAVEIHVRLVISLLETPPSDPARNEPQRVRDFAAKFLAPMIW, encoded by the coding sequence ATGACCGTGGCAGATACCGGGACGAAGACCGACAGCAGGACCCGGACGTCGACACGTAAGGTCCGGAACACCGCGAGCCCGGCCGACCAGGAGGCGGCGATCCTCGCCGCCGCCGGGGCCGAGTTCGCCGAGGTCGGCGTCCGACGCGCCAACATCGACGAGGTCGCCGCGCGTGCGGGGGTGAGCCGCAGCACCTTGTACCGGCGCTTCCCCAACAAGGACGCGCTGCTCTACGCGGTGGCGAACGACGCCTACGAGACCGGCATGCAGAAGCTCGAGGCCTCGGTGAAGGGACTCGGTCCCAAGGCCGCACTGGTCGAGGCGTTCGCGGTCGGCGCCGAATGGGTCAACTCCGACCCGTTGCTGAGCCGGATCGTCCTCACCGACTCCGAGATCAAGAGCGTCACCGCCAAGATGACGTCGTTGTTCATCGACATGGTCACCGACCGAGTGGCCGCGACGCTCCGCGACGAAGGTGCACAGATGCCCGTCGAGGACTTGCTGGAGGCCGTGGAGATCCATGTGCGCCTGGTGATCTCGCTGCTCGAGACGCCGCCGTCGGACCCCGCGCGCAACGAACCGCAGCGCGTCCGGGACTTCGCCGCGAAGTTCCTCGCACCGATGATCTGGTGA
- a CDS encoding NAD(P)/FAD-dependent oxidoreductase codes for MSGSSAGVVVVGAGLGGIRVAENLRNNGFADPITLVGAEDHPPYDRPPLSKSVLLGKDDRVDLKPAEFYDEAGITLRLGDAVSAVSPAEQTITLASGATVAYDTLVLATGLDPRPFPGLPERVGGVHVLRTYDDAVALRGEIDSASTAVVIGAGFIGCEVAAGLVTRGLSVSLVEPAATPLAVALGEQIGALVSRLHVANGIDLRTGVGVASIVVSDGRVEAVELTDGTTLPADIVVVGIGSTPVTGFLDGSGIDLAPRESGGGIACDATGHTSVANVYALGDVANWLDGEGWPTRVEHWNHTVEQASVVAHQITGGDAVTASVAYFWSDQFDVKIQVLGAPRADDEVHVVDDDGKKFVAYYSRGGVLTGVVGAGKVGAVMKTRPKLQTPTPVADLL; via the coding sequence ATGAGTGGATCAAGCGCGGGCGTGGTCGTCGTCGGTGCCGGGCTTGGGGGTATCCGGGTCGCGGAGAACCTGCGGAACAACGGGTTCGCGGACCCGATCACGCTCGTCGGGGCGGAGGATCACCCGCCGTACGATCGTCCGCCCCTGTCGAAGTCGGTGTTGCTGGGCAAGGACGACCGCGTCGACCTCAAGCCCGCGGAGTTCTACGACGAGGCCGGCATCACGTTGCGGCTCGGTGACGCGGTGAGCGCGGTGTCGCCGGCGGAGCAGACGATCACGCTGGCGTCGGGCGCCACCGTCGCCTACGACACCCTGGTGCTGGCGACGGGCCTCGATCCGCGGCCGTTCCCGGGTCTGCCCGAGAGGGTCGGTGGTGTGCACGTGCTGCGCACCTACGACGACGCGGTGGCGCTGCGCGGTGAGATCGATTCCGCGAGCACCGCGGTCGTCATCGGCGCCGGTTTCATCGGATGCGAGGTGGCGGCGGGTCTTGTGACGCGCGGGCTGTCCGTCAGTCTCGTCGAGCCGGCTGCGACGCCCCTCGCCGTGGCACTGGGGGAACAGATCGGCGCGCTGGTCTCACGGCTGCATGTGGCCAACGGCATCGATCTCCGGACCGGCGTCGGTGTCGCGAGCATCGTGGTGTCGGACGGTCGGGTCGAGGCGGTCGAACTCACCGACGGCACGACCCTGCCCGCCGACATCGTCGTGGTCGGTATCGGTTCGACTCCGGTGACCGGTTTTCTGGACGGTTCGGGAATCGATCTCGCCCCGCGCGAGAGCGGTGGTGGGATCGCCTGCGATGCCACCGGGCATACCAGTGTCGCGAATGTGTATGCGCTCGGTGATGTGGCGAACTGGCTCGACGGGGAGGGGTGGCCCACACGCGTCGAGCATTGGAACCACACCGTGGAGCAGGCGTCGGTGGTGGCCCACCAGATCACCGGTGGCGACGCGGTGACGGCGTCGGTGGCCTACTTCTGGAGCGACCAGTTCGACGTCAAGATCCAGGTGCTCGGTGCTCCGCGCGCCGATGACGAGGTTCATGTCGTCGACGATGACGGCAAGAAGTTCGTCGCGTATTACAGCCGGGGCGGTGTGCTCACCGGTGTGGTGGGCGCCGGCAAGGTGGGTGCGGTGATGAAGACCCGGCCCAAGCTCCAGACCCCCACCCCCGTGGCCGATCTGCTGTAG
- the mftB gene encoding mycofactocin biosynthesis chaperone MftB (MftB, a small protein, is a peptide chaperone that assists the radical SAM enzyme MftC in performing two modifications to the C-terminal Val-Tyr dipeptide of the mycofactocin precursor peptide, MftA. MftB's role is analogous to the role of PqqD in the biosynthesis of PQQ, a cofactor that derives entirely from a Tyr and a Glu in the precursor PqqA.), whose product MSAPTSNPISGGRSAVAGVRFDSPAEAPGFDTLEPWQLNPKVALRPEPFGALLYHFGTRKLSFLKNLTVVGIVKSLADHDSAEAALLAAGVTPAQRPLYLQALTALADSGMIVPRAA is encoded by the coding sequence ATGTCAGCCCCGACATCGAATCCGATCTCCGGCGGCCGTTCCGCGGTCGCCGGGGTCCGGTTCGACTCCCCAGCCGAGGCGCCCGGTTTCGACACCCTCGAGCCGTGGCAGCTCAACCCGAAGGTCGCGTTGCGCCCGGAGCCGTTCGGCGCGCTGTTGTACCACTTCGGTACGCGCAAGCTGTCGTTCCTCAAGAACCTCACCGTTGTCGGCATCGTGAAGTCGTTGGCCGATCACGACTCCGCGGAGGCCGCGCTCCTCGCCGCCGGGGTGACGCCGGCCCAACGTCCCCTGTACCTGCAGGCGCTGACCGCGCTCGCCGACAGCGGCATGATCGTGCCGCGCGCCGCCTGA
- a CDS encoding o-succinylbenzoate synthase, which yields MMRDEQDWVLPDVEDVLASAVAVRLPMRTRFRGLTSRETMVFAGPAGWGEFGPFVEYDDPEAASWLRAGLEAAWVGPPVAVRDRIPVNATVPAIPAEEVAALLERYPGAGTAKVKVAEAGQTLDDDIARVAATRAVIGRVRVDANGGWTVDEAIAALRAIGDVEYAEQPCRTVEELAAVRRAVGVPIAADESIRKADDPYRVVAADAADVAVVKVAPLGGMRATLALAESIGLEIVVSSALDSAIGMAAGIAAAAALPRLELACGLGTGTLLAADVATSFQMIDGGVDVRWFDAEAPIDTGELALGPDGQHRWRERLRRCHRLLAGR from the coding sequence ATGATGCGCGACGAGCAGGACTGGGTCCTTCCGGATGTCGAGGACGTCCTCGCATCCGCTGTGGCGGTCCGACTCCCGATGCGCACCAGGTTCCGCGGGCTCACCTCACGCGAGACGATGGTCTTCGCCGGTCCGGCGGGGTGGGGTGAATTCGGGCCGTTCGTCGAATACGACGATCCGGAGGCGGCGTCGTGGCTGCGGGCCGGTCTCGAGGCGGCGTGGGTCGGGCCTCCCGTGGCCGTTCGCGACAGGATCCCGGTGAACGCGACGGTGCCCGCGATCCCGGCCGAGGAGGTCGCGGCGCTGCTCGAGCGCTACCCCGGTGCGGGTACCGCGAAGGTCAAGGTCGCCGAAGCCGGGCAGACGCTCGACGACGACATCGCGCGGGTGGCGGCCACGCGTGCGGTGATCGGGCGGGTGCGCGTCGACGCGAACGGGGGGTGGACCGTGGACGAGGCCATCGCCGCCCTGCGGGCCATCGGTGACGTCGAGTACGCCGAACAGCCCTGTCGCACAGTCGAGGAACTCGCCGCGGTCCGTCGGGCGGTCGGGGTGCCGATCGCGGCCGACGAGTCCATCCGTAAGGCGGACGATCCGTATCGGGTGGTGGCCGCAGACGCCGCGGATGTCGCCGTGGTCAAGGTGGCGCCGCTGGGCGGCATGCGGGCAACGCTCGCGCTCGCCGAGAGCATCGGGCTCGAGATCGTGGTCTCGAGCGCGCTCGACAGCGCGATCGGGATGGCCGCGGGGATCGCTGCCGCCGCCGCGCTGCCCCGCCTGGAACTAGCGTGCGGACTGGGCACCGGGACGCTGCTCGCCGCGGACGTCGCGACGTCGTTCCAGATGATCGACGGCGGCGTCGACGTCCGATGGTTCGACGCCGAAGCCCCGATCGACACCGGCGAACTCGCGCTGGGACCCGACGGTCAGCACCGGTGGCGGGAACGTCTGCGGCGATGTCATCGCCTCCTCGCCGGTCGGTGA
- the mftC gene encoding mycofactocin radical SAM maturase (MftC is a radical SAM/SPASM enzyme that catalyzes the first two steps in biosynthesis of the electron carrier mycofactocin from the terminal Val-Tyr dipeptide of the precursor peptide MftA.) codes for MTTIEMPPTAAELTDSLRAPMPPAGDVPKVGRLVDQFEKGLDAPICLTWELTYACNLACVHCLSSSGKRDPRELSTEQCKAIIDELQRMQVFYVNIGGGEPTVRPDFWELVDYATSHQVGVKFSTNGLRIDKKVAARLAASDYVDVQISLDGATAEVNDAVRGPGSFDMAVRALENLAEAGFADAKISVVMTRQNVSQLDEFKALADRYNATLRITRLRPSGRGADVWDDLHPLPQQQRELYDWLVAHGDRVLTGDSFFHLSAFGSDSGGGLPGLNLCGAGRVVCLIDPVGDVYACPFAIHENFLAGNILSDGGFQEIWQRSDLFTELREPQNAGACTKCAHFDACRGGCMAAKFFTGLPLAGPDPECVQGYGEELLAGERMKPTANKDHSRGTPLTLMTRRPDGDLTPVASRPTKSCDENPLAGFTPAAR; via the coding sequence ATGACGACCATCGAGATGCCACCCACCGCAGCCGAACTCACGGATTCCCTCCGTGCGCCGATGCCGCCCGCCGGCGACGTGCCCAAGGTCGGCCGACTCGTCGACCAGTTCGAGAAGGGTCTCGACGCCCCCATCTGTCTGACGTGGGAGCTGACCTACGCGTGCAACCTCGCGTGTGTGCACTGCTTGTCGTCGTCGGGCAAGCGGGATCCCCGCGAGCTGTCCACCGAACAGTGCAAGGCCATCATCGACGAGCTGCAGCGCATGCAGGTCTTCTACGTCAACATCGGTGGTGGCGAGCCGACGGTGCGTCCGGATTTCTGGGAGCTCGTCGACTACGCGACCAGCCACCAGGTGGGGGTCAAGTTCTCCACCAACGGTCTTCGCATCGACAAGAAGGTCGCGGCCCGCCTGGCGGCGTCGGACTATGTCGACGTCCAGATCTCGCTCGACGGTGCGACTGCGGAGGTCAACGACGCGGTCCGCGGTCCCGGCTCCTTCGACATGGCGGTCCGGGCGCTGGAGAACCTGGCCGAGGCGGGTTTCGCCGACGCGAAGATCAGTGTCGTCATGACCCGGCAGAACGTCAGCCAGCTCGATGAGTTCAAGGCGCTCGCCGACCGCTACAACGCCACCCTGCGCATCACACGGCTGCGTCCCTCGGGCCGTGGCGCCGATGTGTGGGACGACCTGCATCCGTTGCCGCAGCAGCAGCGTGAACTCTACGATTGGCTTGTCGCGCACGGTGATCGGGTGCTCACTGGCGATTCGTTCTTCCACCTGTCGGCATTCGGTTCGGATTCCGGTGGCGGCCTGCCCGGTCTCAATCTCTGTGGTGCGGGGCGCGTGGTCTGCCTGATCGACCCCGTCGGCGATGTCTACGCCTGCCCGTTCGCCATCCACGAGAACTTCCTCGCCGGCAACATCCTCTCCGACGGCGGTTTCCAGGAGATCTGGCAGCGGTCGGATCTGTTCACCGAGCTGCGCGAGCCGCAGAACGCGGGAGCGTGCACCAAGTGTGCGCACTTCGATGCGTGCCGCGGCGGCTGCATGGCGGCGAAGTTCTTCACCGGACTGCCGCTGGCCGGACCTGATCCGGAGTGTGTGCAGGGGTACGGCGAAGAACTCCTCGCCGGCGAGCGGATGAAACCGACTGCGAACAAGGATCATTCGCGGGGCACCCCGCTGACCCTGATGACCCGGCGTCCCGACGGCGACCTGACCCCGGTCGCGTCGCGCCCCACCAAATCCTGTGATGAGAACCCGCTCGCCGGGTTCACCCCCGCCGCGCGGTAG
- the mftA gene encoding mycofactocin precursor MftA (Mycofactocin is a small molecule electron carrier derived from the final two amino acids, Val-Tyr, of MftA, the mycofactocin precursor. It plays a role in redox homeostasis and the metabolism of alcohols and aldehydes in Actinobacteria, including Mycobacterium tuberculosis.), producing MADQSAAAAHSTNDTELLAESLVEEVSIDGMCGVY from the coding sequence ATGGCAGATCAGTCCGCTGCAGCAGCTCACAGCACGAACGACACGGAGCTTCTCGCCGAGTCGCTCGTAGAAGAGGTCTCGATCGACGGGATGTGCGGGGTCTACTGA
- a CDS encoding DoxX family protein, protein MSTIRGSRLDPTQLARGLAAMLISIGVLHFVAPKPFDEIIPEEIPGDPRTLTYASGVAEIGLGAAFLAPKTRRAAGALSVLLFLAVYPANINMVRLWWNKPLPYKIVALARLPFQFPMIWAAAKVAREG, encoded by the coding sequence GTGAGCACCATCCGCGGTTCCCGGCTCGATCCCACCCAGCTCGCACGTGGCCTCGCAGCCATGCTCATCAGCATCGGCGTGCTGCACTTCGTGGCGCCGAAACCGTTCGACGAGATCATCCCCGAAGAGATCCCCGGCGATCCCCGGACCCTGACCTACGCGTCCGGTGTCGCCGAGATCGGCTTGGGCGCAGCGTTTCTCGCTCCGAAGACCCGACGAGCCGCGGGCGCGCTGTCCGTCCTGTTGTTCCTCGCCGTGTACCCGGCCAACATCAACATGGTCCGGCTCTGGTGGAACAAGCCGCTGCCCTACAAGATCGTCGCTCTCGCCCGGTTGCCTTTCCAGTTCCCGATGATCTGGGCCGCGGCGAAGGTCGCGCGCGAGGGCTGA
- a CDS encoding SDR family oxidoreductase translates to MSLRDRLSRTPDHAAIRAALRDKVVVITGGARGIGFETATQLFDAGAKVAIGDVDSEAVGKAAADLGIEGIEVDVTKRESFDAFLTEVEARLGPIDVLVNNAGIMPVGPFLSYDDTIIRRTYEIDVLGVIIGCQEAARRMAPRRTGHIVNIASTAGRIPTPGLTIYNGAKAAVIEFSEALGAELEPQGVTISAVLPTFTRTALISGLQTNKFIQTVEPGEVASIVVQTIARPVTRVYAPRSMRWAESSPLFPQAMKRLSRKLTKLDSIFLSPDQQARAAYSSRIRGEKVETRAAGERLTSPQESTPLSS, encoded by the coding sequence ATGAGTCTGCGCGACAGGCTGTCCCGCACACCCGACCACGCGGCCATCCGCGCCGCGTTGCGGGACAAGGTCGTGGTCATCACCGGTGGCGCCCGGGGCATCGGATTCGAGACCGCCACCCAGCTGTTCGACGCGGGGGCGAAGGTCGCCATCGGCGATGTGGACTCCGAAGCCGTGGGGAAGGCCGCCGCCGACCTCGGCATCGAGGGCATCGAGGTGGACGTCACCAAGCGCGAGTCCTTCGACGCGTTCCTGACCGAGGTCGAGGCTCGACTGGGGCCGATCGACGTACTCGTGAACAACGCCGGGATCATGCCGGTCGGTCCGTTCCTGTCCTACGACGACACGATCATTCGCCGGACCTACGAGATCGACGTCCTGGGTGTGATCATCGGATGCCAGGAGGCGGCCCGCCGGATGGCGCCGCGCCGGACCGGTCACATCGTGAACATCGCCTCGACCGCCGGACGCATACCGACTCCCGGCCTCACGATCTACAACGGTGCCAAGGCAGCCGTCATCGAATTCTCCGAGGCGCTCGGCGCCGAACTCGAGCCGCAGGGCGTCACGATCAGTGCAGTGTTGCCGACATTCACGCGGACCGCACTGATCTCGGGTCTGCAGACCAACAAATTCATCCAGACCGTCGAGCCCGGTGAGGTCGCCTCGATCGTCGTGCAGACGATCGCGCGGCCGGTCACCCGCGTCTACGCGCCGCGGTCGATGCGGTGGGCCGAGTCGAGTCCGCTCTTCCCGCAGGCGATGAAGCGGCTGTCGCGCAAGCTGACCAAGCTGGACTCGATCTTCCTCAGTCCCGACCAGCAGGCCCGCGCCGCATACTCCAGCCGAATCCGCGGCGAAAAGGTCGAGACGAGGGCGGCGGGCGAGCGCCTGACATCGCCCCAGGAGAGCACGCCCCTGTCGTCGTGA
- a CDS encoding DNA alkylation repair protein: MSDAPTAAQVRDAAAEVADPGLALGQAAFFQARPGGYGEGDEFLGIRVPVQRKLAKGFRGIGPDQVVELLDSPVHEHRLIALFILRQEFDTELRGGGDGRGWVDLYLDAVRRGRVNNWDLVDSSADPVLGEYCRRTGELDLILRHARDDDLWRRRVGIIATFAPIKRGDATALLAVAPLVRDDRRDLIQKAFGWMLREVGKRVDATVLLGYLDDNAARMGRTALSYALEHRTPDERAHYRALR, from the coding sequence ATGTCGGACGCGCCGACCGCAGCGCAGGTGCGTGATGCGGCAGCCGAGGTGGCCGATCCGGGGCTCGCGCTCGGGCAGGCCGCGTTCTTCCAGGCGCGGCCCGGGGGATACGGAGAGGGCGACGAATTCCTCGGAATCCGTGTCCCCGTGCAACGGAAGCTGGCGAAGGGGTTCCGTGGCATCGGCCCGGACCAGGTCGTCGAACTGCTCGATTCGCCGGTGCACGAGCACCGGCTGATCGCCCTGTTCATCCTCCGCCAGGAGTTCGACACCGAACTGCGCGGCGGTGGCGACGGGCGGGGCTGGGTCGACCTCTATCTCGACGCCGTGCGTCGGGGCCGGGTGAACAATTGGGATCTCGTCGACTCCTCCGCCGATCCGGTGCTCGGCGAATACTGCCGCCGCACCGGCGAACTCGACCTCATCCTGCGACACGCGCGGGATGACGACCTGTGGCGGCGCCGGGTGGGGATCATCGCGACCTTCGCGCCCATCAAGCGCGGTGACGCGACGGCACTGCTGGCGGTGGCGCCGCTTGTCCGCGACGACCGCCGTGATCTGATCCAGAAGGCGTTCGGCTGGATGCTGCGCGAGGTCGGCAAGCGTGTCGACGCGACCGTGCTGCTCGGCTACCTCGACGACAATGCCGCCCGGATGGGCCGTACCGCACTGTCGTATGCGCTCGAGCACCGGACTCCGGACGAACGCGCACACTATCGCGCCCTCCGTTGA
- a CDS encoding ferredoxin--NADP reductase: MSDLTPHGSRSVILTVSEVIDETAEAKSIAFEVPEASPKPFTDYKPGQFLTLRIPSEQTGSVARCYSLASSPFTDPQPKVTVKRTADGYGSNWVCDNLSPGTQVEVLPPSGVFTPKSYDIPLLLIAAGSGVTPVMSILKAALEKGDAPIVFFYANRDVADVIFAAELRDLLAAHPDRLTLVHWLESLHGLPSATALATAFAPYATSHVAYMCGPGPFMDAVHKGLADANFPHHNVHTEVYNSLSGDPFADVELDEVSEEEQAGAATVEVELDGETHTLTWPRSRTLVDIMLAAGLDAPYSCQEGECGSCACTLTEGSVDMDNAGALDPEDIEDGYILGCQAHPTSDTLKIEF; the protein is encoded by the coding sequence ATGTCTGACCTGACCCCTCACGGTTCACGCAGCGTGATCCTCACGGTGTCCGAGGTGATCGACGAGACGGCCGAGGCCAAGTCCATCGCCTTCGAGGTACCCGAGGCCTCGCCGAAGCCGTTCACCGATTACAAACCGGGACAGTTCCTCACGCTACGGATTCCGAGCGAGCAGACCGGCTCGGTCGCGCGCTGCTACTCGCTCGCGTCGTCGCCGTTCACCGACCCGCAGCCGAAGGTGACCGTGAAACGCACCGCCGACGGCTACGGATCCAACTGGGTGTGCGACAACCTCTCTCCCGGCACCCAGGTCGAGGTGCTGCCGCCATCGGGCGTGTTCACCCCGAAGTCCTATGACATCCCGCTGCTGCTCATCGCGGCGGGCAGCGGTGTCACACCGGTGATGTCGATCCTCAAGGCGGCCCTCGAGAAGGGCGACGCACCGATCGTCTTCTTCTACGCCAACCGCGATGTCGCCGACGTGATCTTCGCCGCCGAGCTCCGCGACCTGTTGGCCGCCCACCCCGACCGGCTCACCCTCGTCCATTGGCTCGAGTCTCTCCATGGACTGCCGAGTGCGACCGCTCTGGCAACGGCCTTCGCGCCCTACGCGACGTCGCACGTCGCCTACATGTGCGGGCCCGGCCCGTTCATGGATGCCGTCCACAAAGGCCTCGCGGACGCGAACTTCCCGCACCACAACGTCCACACCGAGGTCTACAACTCCCTGTCCGGCGACCCGTTCGCCGACGTCGAACTCGACGAGGTGAGTGAGGAGGAACAGGCCGGCGCGGCCACCGTCGAGGTCGAACTCGACGGTGAGACCCATACCCTGACCTGGCCGCGCTCACGGACTCTCGTCGACATCATGCTCGCTGCCGGACTCGATGCGCCGTATTCCTGCCAGGAAGGTGAATGCGGTTCGTGTGCATGCACTCTCACCGAGGGCAGCGTCGACATGGACAATGCCGGCGCGCTCGATCCCGAGGACATCGAGGACGGCTACATCCTCGGCTGTCAGGCGCACCCCACATCGGACACCCTGAAGATCGAATTCTGA